A window of Lentibacillus sp. Marseille-P4043 contains these coding sequences:
- the carB gene encoding carbamoyl-phosphate synthase large subunit yields MPKNTNIQKILVIGSGPIVIGQAAEFDYSGTQACQALKEEGYNVILANSNPATIMTDHTVADKVYMEPLTTEFLIKIIRKEQPDALLPTLGGQTGLNLAVALEATGILAEYDVALLGTSLDAIQKAEDREKFRSLMKELNEPVPDSQIVNTVDQACDFAGEIGYPVIVRPAYTLGGTGGGMCYSEAELKEIARNGLALSPVHQCLIEKNIAGFKEIEYEVMRDKNDQAIVVCNMENVDPVGIHTGDSIVVAPSQTLSDREYQLLRNASLKIIRELQIEGGCNVQLALDPDSFNYYIIEVNPRVSRSSALASKATGYPIAKMAAKIAVGLTLDEIINPITGNTYACFEPALDYVVTKIPRFPFDKFVTGDRNLGTQMKATGEVMSIGRNFEESLLKGIRSLDIGTEELWLRSLVELPLDELKKRLQKADDERLFVLAEVIRRGMTIEEIFQLTKIDRFFLIKLERLIELENKLRNNALSQTILAEAKQLGFSDTHVARLWDASVDEVYERRMQHEINPVYKMVDTCAAEFASETPYFYSTYEEENESIVSGRKKILVLGSGPIRIGQGIEFDYATVHSVLAIKEMGYEAIIMNNNPETVSTDFSISDKLYFEPLTLEDVMHVINLEQPEGVIVQFGGQTAINLAEGLERRGVTILGTNLEAIDKAEDRDKFEQLLNDLHLLRPKGKSVLKLNQALEVARDIGYPVLVRPSYVIGGSRMEIVYDDEELHAYLAKSHDTDNEHPILIDKYITGIEAEVDAISDGETVIVPGIMEHIERSGVHSGDSIAVYPPQRISEAVKQKCMDATVKIARELNGKGLINIQFIIRNDEVYVLEVNPRASRTIPFLSKITGVTMANLATRCILGETLSSMGYESGILPEQDAVSVKVPVFSFEKLRSVDTILGPEMKSTGEAIGHDKTLEKALYKGLVASGLSIPQEGAVLLTVADKDKQEVLEIANRFYQLGFQLYATTGTASFVKQHNIPVIEVGKVGSDEPNVLSIIENGDVQFVVNTLTSGKKPRSDGFRIRREAVEHGIACLTNLDTANAILNVIDSTTFSASPLTGKKVVLS; encoded by the coding sequence ATGCCTAAAAATACGAACATCCAAAAGATTCTTGTAATCGGATCAGGTCCTATCGTCATCGGTCAAGCAGCAGAATTTGATTATTCCGGAACCCAGGCATGTCAGGCCCTAAAAGAAGAAGGCTACAATGTAATTTTGGCCAACTCGAATCCTGCTACAATTATGACAGATCACACTGTAGCAGATAAGGTATATATGGAGCCACTTACAACAGAGTTTTTAATTAAAATCATTCGTAAAGAACAACCGGATGCATTGCTTCCAACGTTAGGTGGTCAAACTGGCTTAAATCTAGCAGTGGCATTAGAAGCAACTGGTATTTTAGCAGAATACGATGTTGCGTTACTAGGTACTTCCTTGGATGCGATTCAAAAAGCAGAGGATAGAGAGAAATTTCGGTCATTAATGAAAGAATTGAACGAGCCTGTACCAGATAGCCAAATTGTTAATACTGTTGATCAAGCGTGTGACTTTGCAGGGGAAATTGGTTATCCTGTTATTGTCCGGCCTGCTTACACATTGGGAGGTACAGGTGGTGGAATGTGTTATAGTGAAGCAGAGTTAAAAGAAATTGCCCGAAACGGACTAGCACTTTCACCAGTTCATCAATGTTTAATTGAAAAAAATATCGCAGGCTTTAAAGAGATTGAATATGAAGTGATGCGCGATAAAAATGATCAGGCAATTGTTGTATGTAACATGGAAAACGTTGATCCGGTCGGAATTCATACAGGTGATTCAATCGTTGTTGCACCATCACAAACGTTAAGTGATCGCGAATATCAATTGCTACGAAATGCTTCGTTAAAAATTATCCGGGAATTACAAATTGAAGGAGGCTGTAATGTACAGCTGGCACTTGATCCTGACAGTTTTAACTACTACATTATCGAAGTAAATCCGCGTGTCAGCCGATCGTCAGCATTAGCATCGAAAGCAACGGGATACCCGATTGCAAAAATGGCAGCGAAAATTGCAGTAGGTTTGACGCTCGATGAAATTATAAATCCTATTACTGGTAACACCTACGCATGTTTTGAACCTGCCCTTGATTATGTGGTTACGAAAATACCACGGTTTCCATTTGATAAGTTTGTAACAGGTGACCGTAATCTCGGTACACAAATGAAAGCGACAGGGGAAGTTATGTCGATCGGGCGTAATTTTGAAGAGTCACTGTTAAAGGGGATTCGTTCCCTTGATATCGGCACAGAAGAACTTTGGTTGAGAAGTTTAGTAGAGCTTCCGCTTGATGAACTTAAAAAAAGGTTGCAAAAAGCGGACGATGAACGATTGTTTGTCCTTGCTGAAGTAATTCGCCGCGGTATGACAATAGAGGAAATTTTTCAACTGACGAAAATAGACCGGTTCTTCTTGATTAAATTGGAAAGATTAATTGAACTGGAAAATAAATTGAGGAACAATGCATTGTCACAAACCATTTTGGCTGAGGCTAAACAGCTAGGGTTTTCCGATACACATGTTGCCCGTTTATGGGACGCGTCCGTAGATGAAGTTTATGAACGGAGGATGCAACATGAGATTAACCCTGTATACAAGATGGTTGACACATGTGCAGCAGAATTTGCATCGGAAACACCATATTTCTATAGCACTTATGAAGAAGAAAATGAATCCATTGTATCAGGTCGTAAGAAAATTCTTGTACTTGGATCTGGTCCAATTCGAATCGGTCAAGGGATCGAGTTTGACTATGCAACGGTTCATTCGGTATTGGCAATTAAGGAAATGGGCTATGAAGCGATTATCATGAATAACAATCCAGAAACCGTGTCAACAGACTTTAGCATTTCCGACAAGCTTTATTTTGAACCACTTACATTAGAAGATGTGATGCATGTGATTAATTTGGAACAGCCTGAAGGGGTTATCGTTCAATTCGGTGGTCAGACAGCAATTAATTTGGCTGAAGGATTAGAACGACGTGGTGTAACAATTTTAGGCACAAATTTAGAAGCAATCGACAAAGCGGAAGATCGTGATAAATTTGAGCAGTTGTTAAATGATTTACATTTATTACGTCCTAAAGGAAAATCGGTTCTGAAACTTAATCAGGCATTAGAAGTTGCTCGGGATATCGGCTATCCGGTTTTAGTTCGGCCGTCATACGTGATCGGTGGCAGTCGCATGGAAATTGTGTATGATGACGAAGAACTTCATGCATATTTAGCAAAATCACATGATACGGATAACGAACATCCGATTTTGATCGATAAATATATAACAGGTATCGAAGCGGAAGTGGATGCCATTAGTGATGGTGAAACGGTTATTGTTCCCGGGATCATGGAACATATCGAACGTTCTGGGGTCCATTCAGGCGATTCAATAGCAGTTTATCCGCCGCAACGTATAAGTGAAGCGGTGAAACAAAAGTGCATGGATGCAACCGTCAAAATTGCCCGTGAATTAAATGGAAAAGGGTTAATCAATATTCAATTTATTATTCGTAATGATGAGGTTTATGTATTAGAAGTTAATCCACGAGCAAGTAGAACGATCCCATTCTTGAGTAAAATTACTGGAGTAACAATGGCAAACTTAGCAACACGATGCATTTTAGGTGAGACATTGTCAAGTATGGGATATGAATCAGGAATATTACCAGAGCAAGATGCTGTTTCGGTGAAAGTGCCAGTATTTTCTTTTGAGAAATTACGTAGTGTTGACACCATTCTCGGACCAGAAATGAAATCGACCGGGGAAGCAATTGGTCATGATAAAACATTGGAAAAAGCCCTTTATAAAGGCTTAGTAGCTTCTGGCTTATCAATACCCCAAGAAGGTGCAGTGTTACTGACGGTGGCTGATAAGGATAAACAAGAAGTGTTGGAAATCGCAAACCGTTTTTACCAGTTAGGTTTTCAGTTATATGCAACAACAGGAACTGCTTCGTTTGTAAAACAACATAACATTCCAGTTATCGAGGTGGGGAAAGTGGGCTCAGATGAACCAAATGTATTATCGATTATTGAAAATGGCGATGTGCAATTTGTTGTTAACACCTTAACATCTGGCAAAAAGCCTCGATCTGACGGATTTAGGATTCGCCGGGAAGCGGTAGAACATGGTATTGCTTGTTTAACAAATTTAGATACTGCAAATGCCATTTTGAATGTGATTGATTCGACTACCTTTAGTGCTAGTCCATTGACAGGCAAGAAAGTTGTCTTATCATGA
- a CDS encoding carbamoyl phosphate synthase small subunit — translation MLQRQLILEDGTVFIGEGFGSEENTSGEVVFNTGMTGYQEVISDPSYCGQIVLMTYPLVGNYGINRDDFETVTPFIQGFIVKEYCEQPSNFRSDESLNTFLKANDIPGIAGIDTRKLTKIIRQHGTMKGCITSMDEPVEQVIERLRKTPEQTDLVQQTSTIKPYVVPGRGHRIVLVDFGMKHGILRELTKRDCHVTVVPYNYGAENILRLKPDGIMLTNGPGDPKDVPEAIEMIKEIIGKVPLFGICLGHQLLALACGADTEKMKFGHRGANHPVKDLEKGKTYMTSQNHSYAVTNKSINQTDLQITQIALNDHSIEGIRHTVYPAFSVQYHPESSPGPEDTNQLFDDFMQMIEQINAKNEEEVYA, via the coding sequence ATGCTACAACGACAACTTATTCTTGAAGATGGAACTGTTTTTATCGGTGAAGGTTTTGGTAGTGAAGAGAATACCAGTGGTGAAGTCGTGTTCAATACTGGAATGACTGGGTATCAGGAGGTTATTTCTGATCCATCGTACTGTGGTCAAATCGTTCTGATGACATACCCGTTAGTAGGGAATTATGGAATTAACAGGGATGATTTTGAAACTGTAACACCATTTATCCAAGGGTTTATCGTAAAAGAATATTGTGAACAGCCATCTAATTTTCGCAGTGATGAAAGTTTAAATACCTTTTTAAAAGCAAATGATATTCCGGGAATTGCTGGTATTGACACACGGAAATTAACGAAAATTATTCGCCAACATGGAACGATGAAGGGGTGCATTACTTCCATGGACGAACCGGTTGAACAAGTGATAGAACGGTTAAGAAAAACACCAGAACAAACCGATTTGGTGCAACAGACATCTACGATAAAACCATATGTAGTGCCTGGCAGGGGTCATAGAATCGTTTTAGTCGATTTTGGAATGAAGCATGGTATTTTACGTGAGCTCACAAAACGCGACTGTCATGTAACTGTTGTGCCATACAACTATGGTGCGGAAAATATTTTGCGTTTAAAACCGGATGGGATCATGTTGACAAATGGCCCTGGAGATCCAAAAGATGTACCAGAAGCGATTGAAATGATTAAAGAAATTATCGGTAAGGTTCCGTTGTTTGGAATATGTTTAGGTCACCAGCTGCTTGCATTGGCATGTGGAGCGGACACAGAAAAAATGAAGTTTGGTCATCGTGGTGCAAATCACCCCGTAAAGGATTTGGAAAAAGGTAAAACGTATATGACGTCACAAAATCATAGTTATGCGGTTACAAATAAGTCCATAAACCAAACGGATTTGCAGATAACACAAATTGCTTTGAATGATCATAGCATTGAAGGAATCAGACATACAGTTTATCCGGCATTTTCCGTGCAATATCATCCAGAAAGCTCTCCAGGTCCCGAAGATACAAATCAGTTATTTGATGATTTTATGCAAATGATTGAGCAAATCAATGCTAAAAATGAGGAGGAAGTTTATGCCTAA